TTTAGAAAAAGGCATCAAAGTTATTTATGGAGAAACTGATGCTCAATATAGTATTTCTAGTGTACAAAGAGATGATTTTATTTTTATTTTGGATGCAGCATATTATGGAAAGGAACCGGGTGAAATTACTTGCTTGCCCATAAATACTTTTATTTCTAAGAAAAAAGGATATTCCCAACATAATTATAGTTTTTTAGATTTATTAAAACTTTATTATCCTAGTGTTAAAGGAGAAATTTATGCAATTGAGGTTAAAGACGTTGAATTTGGTTTTGGATTAAGTTCTGTGTTACAAGAAAAATTAGAAGTCATCTCTAAAAATATTTTAGATAAAATAGAAAAATCTATAATAAAAAATCAAGTGAAACTTGATTCAGGTAGGGTTTGATTCCCCGCTGAATCTTAGTTGAACTTATACACTCAGGGGGCACAATGTCTAGGGGCTAGCCACTGTTATCTCCCACTTAAAGAAGTGGAAGTGTTACAGTGGCTAGACATCAGATAAATGAAGGGATAGTGAAAAAATATGCATGATACTATTTTATTAAGTAAGATTTCTGAGGAATTAAGGGAAATATGTAAAGCTAATAATATTAATAAAGTTAATTCATTTACTGTTATTGTAAATCATAGAAGTCACGTACATTCGGACAATCTTTATGACCATCTTAAATATGCTCATGGAAATTTAGTTGGAGAATGGACAAAAATTAATGTACAGAGGGAAGATATACAGGATCAAACTGCTATTCTTAAAAGCATTGAAGGAGAACAAAGTGAAAATTAAAACAACATAGAAGAAGGTCTTCAAAATATGAGATATATAGTAAAAATTTACGGGATTGTACAAGGGGTTGGATTTCGCCCTTTTATATATAAAAAAGCAAATGATTTCAAAATCTATGGATATGTTAAAAATATAGGTGGTGCTGTATTAATTGATTGTTCAGGTAAGAGGGAGAATATAAAACATTTTATATTGGATGTTATAAAAAAGCCACCTAACCTTGCAAAGATTGAAAAGGTTCAGTGTAGTCCTATTAAAAATAATTTGCTCATTTCTAAATATACTAATAAAGACAAATTTGTGATTAAGGAAAGTATTAATCAGAAAAATGCAATAAAATTTATTTCACCTGATATAGCTACTTGCCCTAAGTGTTTAGAGGATATAAAAAAGAAAGGAAATTCTCGCTTTCGATATGCTTTTACAAATTGTACTCAGTGTGGTCCTAGGTATTCAATTATTAAAGCTTTGCCATATGATAGAAAAAATACCACTATGGAAGACTTCTCTATGTGTGAAGACTGTAAAAAAGAATATGATAATCCCCTCAGCAGGAGATTGCACGCTCAGCCAAATTGCTGTGAAAAATGTGGTCCTAAACTTTTTCTAACAAATAATCAAGGAAAGCAAATTCATTGCGAAGATCCAATTAAAGAAACTATTAAACTTATTGAAGAAGGAAAAATATTAGGAATTAAGGGGATTGGGGGATTTCATTTAGTTTGTGATGGAAGGAATGAACAAGCTATTAATCTCCTTAGAAGTAGAAAATATAGAAAAGATAAGCCATTAGCTTTGATGGCAAAGGATATTGGAATTGTTAAAGAAATTTGCTATATATCTGATAGAGAAGAGGAAGTATTAAGTAGTAATAAGAGACCTATTTTAATATTAAAAAAGAAATATCCTTCTTCAGTGCCAGAGATTATAGCACCGAAGCAAAAGAATTTAGGTGTCATGTTGCCTTATACACCTCTACATCATTTGTTATTAAGTGAAAACCTAAATCTTTTAATTATGACTAGTGGAAATATAAGTGGAATGATAATGGAATATAAAAATGAAGAAGCAGTAAAACATTTAAATAAAGTTGCAGATTATTTTTTAATTCATGATAGAGAAATTTATGTTACAGAAGATGACTCTGTCGTAAAGGTTATAAATGAAACAGAAAGGGTTATTAGAAGAGGTAGAGGCTATACTCCCTATACAATGAAAATTAATCTAAATAGACAAATTATAGCTGTTGGAGGTCAACAGAAGAATACAATATGCATTTCTAAAAATGGATATACATATTCAAGTCAGTATTTAGGTGATTTAGGAGAACTTGATTGTTATGAAAATTTTAAATATATGCTGAGACATTTCAATAATTTATTTGATATTAACGCAGAATTAATTGTACATGATATGCATCCATCATATTTAAGTACTAACTATGCAAAGGAACAGAAAGTAAGAAAAGTGGAAGTTCAGCATCATCATGCTCATATGGTTAGTTGCATGGCTGAACATTCTATTTATGATAATGTAATTGGAATTATATTTGATGGTACTGGATTTGGACTTGATGAAGCAGTATGGGGTGGAGAATTTTTTGTTGGAAATAGAAGCTTTTTTAAAAGAGTAGGACAACTAGAATACGTAAAGATTCAAGGAGGAGAGCAAGCCATAAAAGAACCTTGGAGATGTGCTGCAAGTTATTTATATGCTTTGGGTTATGATTTACTTGAAATAATTCAAGATGTGGAAAATGAAAAAATTGAAGTAGTTAAACAAGCCTTAAATTCAAACATAAATTGCTTCTTATCTTCTAGTGTCGGAAGATTGTTTGATGCAGTAGCAGCACTATGTGGAATTAGAAATAATATAACTTATGATGGGCAAGCTGCAATAGAATTAGAAAATGCTATTGACGATGAAGCTTATGAAAGTTATTTCTGGAATATCAAAGAGGATAATGGTATTTTTA
The DNA window shown above is from Clostridium beijerinckii and carries:
- a CDS encoding hydrogenase maturation protease produces the protein MINRKSNIKVIAMGNVLMKDDAIGIEVGKEIEERLLEKGIKVIYGETDAQYSISSVQRDDFIFILDAAYYGKEPGEITCLPINTFISKKKGYSQHNYSFLDLLKLYYPSVKGEIYAIEVKDVEFGFGLSSVLQEKLEVISKNILDKIEKSIIKNQVKLDSGRV
- the hypF gene encoding carbamoyltransferase HypF: MRYIVKIYGIVQGVGFRPFIYKKANDFKIYGYVKNIGGAVLIDCSGKRENIKHFILDVIKKPPNLAKIEKVQCSPIKNNLLISKYTNKDKFVIKESINQKNAIKFISPDIATCPKCLEDIKKKGNSRFRYAFTNCTQCGPRYSIIKALPYDRKNTTMEDFSMCEDCKKEYDNPLSRRLHAQPNCCEKCGPKLFLTNNQGKQIHCEDPIKETIKLIEEGKILGIKGIGGFHLVCDGRNEQAINLLRSRKYRKDKPLALMAKDIGIVKEICYISDREEEVLSSNKRPILILKKKYPSSVPEIIAPKQKNLGVMLPYTPLHHLLLSENLNLLIMTSGNISGMIMEYKNEEAVKHLNKVADYFLIHDREIYVTEDDSVVKVINETERVIRRGRGYTPYTMKINLNRQIIAVGGQQKNTICISKNGYTYSSQYLGDLGELDCYENFKYMLRHFNNLFDINAELIVHDMHPSYLSTNYAKEQKVRKVEVQHHHAHMVSCMAEHSIYDNVIGIIFDGTGFGLDEAVWGGEFFVGNRSFFKRVGQLEYVKIQGGEQAIKEPWRCAASYLYALGYDLLEIIQDVENEKIEVVKQALNSNINCFLSSSVGRLFDAVAALCGIRNNITYDGQAAIELENAIDDEAYESYFWNIKEDNGIFNIQYKGIIEGILKDVEKKELISKISSRFHNSLIEASCALVCKLREKEHINKVVLSGGVFENQYLLKRIYKNLIKQGFKVFYNQQIPTNDGGISFGQLHVASAIMENNEQFKV